A window of Gloeocapsopsis sp. IPPAS B-1203 contains these coding sequences:
- a CDS encoding FkbM family methyltransferase, giving the protein MNKQKIKKLLQKDNPVVLEVGAAGGGDSLEFLKEFSQVQLYCFEPDPRAIALHKSRVQDSRCQLYEIAMSDTNGQAEFYQSSGQHPKYTSIHDWSASSSLKAPKEHLKLYPWCTFDTNIKVPTYKLDTWAEEHQIGEVDFIWADVQGAEEELIKGGLKTLSRTRYFYTEYYNKEIYQGQPNIERIKSLIPAFKDIEYYKGNVLFKNLDLVDR; this is encoded by the coding sequence ATGAACAAGCAAAAAATTAAAAAACTACTCCAAAAGGATAACCCAGTTGTGTTAGAAGTAGGAGCTGCTGGTGGCGGAGATTCCCTAGAATTTTTGAAGGAGTTTTCGCAAGTTCAACTATATTGTTTTGAACCTGATCCTCGAGCTATAGCATTGCACAAAAGTCGGGTACAAGATAGCAGATGTCAGCTATATGAAATAGCTATGTCTGATACTAACGGGCAAGCAGAATTTTATCAGAGTAGTGGTCAGCATCCAAAATATACTTCGATTCATGATTGGAGTGCATCATCTTCTCTCAAAGCACCTAAAGAGCATTTGAAGCTATATCCTTGGTGTACATTTGATACAAATATTAAAGTACCGACTTACAAACTAGATACATGGGCTGAAGAGCATCAAATTGGTGAAGTTGATTTTATTTGGGCTGATGTTCAAGGTGCAGAAGAAGAACTCATTAAAGGAGGGCTTAAAACATTGTCTCGCACCAGATACTTTTATACTGAGTATTACAATAAGGAAATATATCAAGGTCAGCCAAATATTGAGAGAATAAAGTCTTTGATTCCAGCTTTTAAAGATATTGAATACTATAAAGGGAATGTACTTTTTAAAAATCTGGATCTAGTCGATAGATAA
- a CDS encoding GAF domain-containing protein, with translation MNAVKFPFISQHFRWQEAVITTFLGWVPLSVGRALRRRIYSSIFAQFGNSVQIKSGVELIHTSRIEIGNGVRIDRGVCLRNTGQNSRIRLRDFVKIDLGVIIKTHKSGDIEIGNNTYIGPYTCLSGNYIKIGRDCRIASHLGIYANNHNFGDPNRTIRGQGSSYEGIIIEDNCWLGSGVKVLDGVTVGQGSVIGAGAVVTKNIPPYSVAVGVPARVIKNRRTQEQITTSQISKENTDNDDNLTICSDTNIVETEKTQHKAQQLVQNTDLRNSMLETPLYQLLNGMRQIINMDTATVLLQTQDKEQLAVHASIGLEDEITAGIRIPLRQGFAGRIAAECQLMIVEDLSTIEVVSPILRNKGLHSMLGIPLQAEGEVLGVFHVGSYVTRKFTRDEVKLLEYFANCLGFAIARAEGLIIPLWKHQVLPQI, from the coding sequence ATGAATGCTGTAAAATTCCCCTTTATCTCACAACATTTTCGTTGGCAGGAAGCTGTAATAACTACTTTTTTGGGATGGGTACCCCTATCGGTAGGTAGAGCATTAAGAAGACGAATTTACAGTAGTATTTTTGCGCAATTTGGGAATTCAGTACAGATTAAATCTGGAGTTGAACTGATTCATACGAGTAGAATTGAAATTGGTAATGGGGTAAGAATTGATCGAGGGGTTTGCTTACGAAACACAGGTCAAAATAGTAGAATTCGGCTAAGAGATTTTGTCAAGATTGATTTAGGAGTTATTATCAAAACTCATAAGAGTGGTGATATAGAGATTGGTAATAATACTTATATTGGTCCTTACACCTGTCTATCGGGTAACTATATCAAAATTGGTAGAGATTGCCGAATTGCTTCTCATTTAGGTATTTATGCTAATAATCATAACTTTGGCGATCCCAACCGTACAATTAGAGGGCAGGGAAGCAGTTACGAAGGGATTATCATTGAAGACAATTGTTGGCTGGGTAGTGGAGTTAAAGTATTAGATGGGGTTACTGTTGGTCAAGGTAGTGTAATTGGTGCAGGTGCTGTTGTTACTAAAAACATTCCTCCTTACTCTGTTGCTGTTGGTGTACCTGCTAGGGTGATTAAAAATCGGAGAACACAAGAACAGATAACAACATCTCAGATATCAAAGGAAAATACAGATAATGACGATAACCTAACTATTTGTTCGGATACCAATATAGTCGAAACAGAGAAGACTCAGCATAAAGCCCAACAGTTAGTTCAGAATACTGACTTGAGAAATTCAATGCTTGAAACCCCACTATATCAGCTACTCAATGGAATGCGTCAAATTATAAATATGGACACTGCTACAGTTTTACTGCAAACTCAAGATAAGGAGCAGTTAGCAGTGCATGCTTCTATTGGGTTAGAGGATGAGATTACAGCAGGAATTAGAATCCCTCTAAGGCAAGGCTTTGCTGGTCGTATTGCTGCTGAGTGCCAGTTGATGATTGTAGAAGATCTGTCCACAATTGAGGTTGTGAGTCCTATTCTCCGCAATAAGGGATTACATTCAATGCTTGGTATTCCTTTGCAAGCCGAAGGTGAAGTACTTGGAGTGTTTCATGTCGGTAGCTATGTTACGCGTAAGTTTACTAGAGACGAAGTGAAGCTTCTCGAATATTTTGCTAACTGTCTTGGCTTTGCGATCGCTCGTGCAGAAGGGCTTATAATTCCCTTATGGAAACATCAAGTCCTACCTCAAATTTAG